CTTTAACAAATGTAGCatttttatagattaaaatGTAATCAATTACTCTTGTGATAGACCGTCTCTCAAATGACGACCTCAAAACACAAAgcccacattcttattttctcttttatttaaattaatttggccatttagcccatatatttaATGTGTCTCtcggagagaccgtctctcacaacaatttgttaaatgtaattgtgtgaaattgaaaaagattttataaaattaattatgatttctaGTAtcaaatgtaagtttttttaaaaaaaatattagatcaaataactcaattaaaatattttcgAAAACTTTACATAAAGATGATTTGGTTGCAGCTattttacaagtaatattttgtttgtAAAATATAAACTATGTTATATATAGCTAGCAATGCATATCTTTTATCtaatatacatattattacttttgtaaaacataaaatatttcatcaaatataaaaaatttcaacctTATGAAgtacatattattaattttgttggaAAATGAAAAATGACATGTTCTAAGAGCTATATCATGTGTTTTAATTCTATTAAGAATGaatgaattatttattatgtGGATAGTAAGTTTGTAAGCATGTCAATTTCAACACatctttttacaaaattaatttcAACACATCTTTTTACAAAATCGAATATTTCACAAAAACAGCTATTTTTGGGCAGAAAATATAAAgatcaataattatttattcaatcaagcaataattaaattgtaataaaaattatcttaattttattaattattatgatttgatAAATACTAATTGCAATTACGTCtttctttaatatttatatttgtaaGTATGTCCATAATAACAAACATCATGTATTTCAAGAGTTTGTATATTAGTGTTATTTAATTGTAAATATTGCATAACGGAGTATACAATAAGCAAAGATGGATACTTATCCCAagtactattatatatatatatatatatatatatatatatatatatatatatatatatatatatatatatatatatatatatatatatatatatatatatatatatatatatatatatatatatatgatcaaataagaagaattttaaaatgagaatggtgaaaaggatttttatttgattttgtttggttactatatatacaaaaaaggatactatgttataaattaagaacattttaaaaattattttatagttacctttctgtgtaacatagttatttttacaattatgagtttttggcttaatcgtgaccatagattttttaattttagtgaaatcaagggtgtagagtccttcttacccttcttattttcaaccccttctcaatggatctctctcccatatatatatatatatatatatatatatatatatatatatatatatatatatatatatatatatatatatatatatatatatatatatatatatatatatatatatatatatatatatatatatatatatctcatttTCTCACATGGAGCTGGAACCCTACTTATCTGCATTTTATAGAATTGATCACAACTTTTTTTGCTTTGTGTTATCTGTTATGGATTTGAGGATAACTACTCTATGGTCCAACAAACAAGTCAAGAAAGTGAAATGCTAACTTCTAATTATTGTAATACTAATATATGTATGTGAGTTTTCGGAGAAATAgaagaaaatatattattgtcgATCACTTTATAAATTCAAAGAATAAGTTATAATAATACccattaattttaattgtaaattttttttgagcTTGTAAGTGAGTTGctttagtttttatttggtTTGTCTATAtccattcttttaattttattttgggaTTAGTGTCTGATTTGTTTTTCAACCTTTATAACTGAACGTTTAATCTATACATTAATTAAGGGGTCTTTAATTGAATTTTCATTCCTAATAGATTTATAACTCAAACATAATAAGTGAGAGAAAGTGATTCCTACAACTATCAATTGATTTTTTGTAGTAAAATTTCTGTATGAGTTGCCTTGTCGAAGGCCATttcttaaattttgaaaattttttcttataatcatgctattattaatgataatttctgttatcgatgatattttcgtttataaaatattattatatgttaaataaattaatatttaaaaataaagtacTAGTTGAGATTTCGATAAAGATTTGATGTTATAGAATGTAGGAGAAAAGAGAGCATCTATAAATTTCCTCTAAATCTAATCACATTAGTTCATTTAATGAACGATATCCAACAATGTTTTAGTGTACGAAAATACGagtgtatttatatatgatcaTAAAAAAACATGTAAGAGAAATATAAAAAGGAAATGTCCAAGGCCGATATTTTAGCTCTTAATATCTTTATGTAACAATTTCAACTTATTTATAACTCATACAAGTATAAAAAAGCCTAagttattttttcttacattttCTCTTAACTCCACATACTAACTTAAGTATTAGAAAATAGAGATAAATGATAGgaattcattttcaattttaaattctgtttaatttgtttacaagtaattcattttaattatattcaatTTGATTCTTTTCAATATTATTAGTCTTGTAAATTAATTTCAGCATAATAATTATTTACAGCCATGTATTTTTCAAAgttataaattcaaaattttctttgatttatgTGAATCGAATTTAACCTCGATTCGTGACCCTATATCTTAAGTACTTCAATGAGGGCCTaataaattctttttatttatgcaactaaaaaaaggatcaatgacacTTATCAACCGTTAATTAGTTCTCACTCACAACCTCTAGAATGGTCATGGGTCAAGGACCTTGTTGGACCCGCtttttttttaagggtctgggtcttatttGTTGAGACCCATGGGATCTGGGTCTGAACTGGATCTAGaaaatatttgacgggtccgggtccgagtCTCAAGGTGCAGGCCCGGACTCGAACCCAGAATGGACCTCGAGACCTAGACCCTAGACCCGCCCCTCAGTCCCGGACTCGGACcctatacaattaaatattttttttactttttagtaattattttgtatttgaatttaatgaactcgaacaagtgtttgtaatacgataataagttacttacaaaaatacaaaaaaactcgaaaaaaggttcaattttgacatttaaagagactttgtttaagacccattaagAACCCATCAAAGACCTTAGACCCCGTCAAATCTGGAGGGTCTAGGTCTGGGTctgggtttgaaaattttggacccctAGGGTCcggatctataaaaaataaaaggatccgggtccgggtctgacCAGAGCCACTCTAGACCCGCCCCATTACCATCCCTACTCGCTAGTTGTTATATAACCTCCACAAACAAAACGTTGTGTTGCACCCAAAATTAAACAAAGTAAACAATAAAACGCAGCGTTTTTTCTCCACATGACCAAATGTAGAGGGTTCCTTCAAAATAGCGCCAGGATacttttcaaattttgaaaCAGCAACGTCTCTCTCCAAGCTCGAATTCCCTTTCCCCAATTGCCCCAAACCCTAAATCGAATCCTCGAACTCCTTTAGAAATCATAAAAATTCACTAAATCatctttattttatcatttttttaacgAAAATGGCGTCGTTTCGCAGCCAAAATCGACCTCCAAATTTCTCTCTCAGTGTATTCCACTTTTATACTTTCTTGTTCTGGTTTTAGGTGTTTGTctttttttctcacttttttctttgattcTTGCAGAAAAAGGATGGAGGAGAAGAATTACCTTTTGATAAGCGTCGGAAAATAGGTGGAGGAAGATTGGCGGGTACTACTGCGGCTAGTAGAGCGAGGCAAGTTCTTTCAAATGTTAATTCGAATAATCAAGATGGTGCAAGTGATGCGGCATCCATTGCTGAAGTTCCTGAGAGTGTCGAATTTACTAAGGAAGAAGTTGAGGCGTTGTTGAATGAGAAGATTAAGGGGAAAAAGTTCGATCTTAAGGTTTGATTTTGTGAATTGAATTATACGTTTTTGTGgttaattgataattgaagAGGTTATGTGAATTGgtagtttgattttgatttttagggtaaATTGGAGCAACTTTCAGAGTCGAATAAAAAGTTTAGACTTTGTATAAAATGGTTTCAAGGAGTGGAGCAAAGCCTCAATCAGGAGCAGGAAAAGCTGCGTAATTTGTTAGAGGCGTCCGAGAGGAAATGCGTGGGAATTGGTAATTTTCTTACTTTAACAAATTTTACCTCGTTTTGAAGTAACTTGAAATATTTTCTATGATTATTCATGATAATTGATTGATTTTACCCAGCTTTAGTTGATGTATTCAGCAGAAATCGGTAATAAATTGATTAGATCATGAAAATTTTCTGACCATTTATCTTCAAGAACAATGAATGAGTGATCAAAAGCTCATGTATTAGCAGTTCATATGTAATTTAAATTTGTGCAATGCTTTTAGAGGATgagaggaagaggaaggagGATGAACTTAACACGATCAATGGCGAGTTGAGGCAAAGCAATGTTGTTCTACAAGAGAAATTAGCAAAAGAAGAATCAGATAAATTGGTATGTTCAATGAATTCAATAGCATCATATATAGCATGTCGTAATAATTAACGCAATGTAGAATATGTAATTTGTAGGAAGCAATTGAGGGTCGTACTAACGAACAGAATGGGAGAGCTGCTGCAGAAGCTTTGAATGCCTCACTATCACAAGAGCTTGAGAAAATCCGACAAGAAAAAGCAGATGCTGATTTAAAGGTATAGCAGCAGTATTAATTAAACAATCTTTTCTGTTGTGCCGTAGGTATTCTAGTAGGATTGTTTATAATAATTTTCTTGTCCTCCTGAATTTAAATTGGTTAGGTTGCGTCTGTGAATGATATGTACAAGCGTTTGCAAGAGTATAATACTAGCTTACAACAGTATAATAGTAGACTCCAAACAGATCTTGCAGCTGCTAATGCAACCCTTCAAAGAGTGGAGAAGGAGAAATCGACAATTGTGGAGAATTTGGGTTCCTTAAGGGGACACTATGCCACCTTGCAAGACCAATTGTCCTCTTTCAAGGTTACTTTCTTGATCTACGATGCTTGCTGAGTGTGGTTCTTGAAAATTATTCTCTTTAGGAATGTGCACATGTGGTGACTTCACTTGATACTTGATAGGACGGATGTATTTGTTCATATAGAATCTTATGGGATTTGTCATTTTTTCTGTCTTTACTTGATACATTTATGCTTGTATTGTTTGTTTATACTTGTTCCAATGAGACAAAATATCAACTTCTTGTTTCAACTTCAATGTTTTCAACCCATAGACTGTAGGACACGAGgaaatgtttctttttatttagtaCATTCAGTTGAAGAAAAACTAGATTTGGAATTTTTTGGTATAGTTGGTTATCGAagttaaagattttgaaataggtGGGTAAATATGATGTTTTAATGTTAATAATGTTGCATTGTATGTTGTACCTGTggatttatgttttgttatttttggcTTGATATTCAGTTCCGCTTCATTATAAGTTTCTCTTCAAAACGTGTGATGTGTTTGTGTTCTTGTTTCTTCTCCCTTGTCTAGGCTTCCCAAAATGAGGCTGCAAAGCAAAAGGAGACCTTGAATACTGAACTTATTCGCCTACAAGGAGAGTTACAACAAGTTAGAGATGAAAGGGATAGGATGCATTCACAAGTGCTTCTTTTAACCTCTGAAATAGAGAAGTACAAAGAGACCACAGGGAAGTCAGTTGCAGAGTTGGACAACTTGATGATGAAGTCTAATGCATTGGAGGTTTGTTgtcttgttttttgtttttatattttttgaattactttatgtcTCATGTCTCATCCATTTAGTTCTATATAACTGAACATTTTTCCGGCTGCAATGTTTAGGAAACTTGCGCTTCACAAAGGGAGCAATTGCATGTACTTCAGGATCAGCTTGCATCTGCAAATGAGAAGCTCAAGGTTGAAACTTTTGGCTTGTTTTGTGTATTTGTTAGAATTGACGGTACACTTTAGCCTTTACTTTGCAAACTCAATATACTAAAGGAGTTCTGTGCAGATGGCTGATCTTTCAGCTTTTGAAACAAGAACTGAATATGAAGAACAAAAGCTACTGATACGTCAATTGAGAGATCGTTTGGCAGATGCAGAGCTTCAAATTAATGAAAAGGAGATGTTGAGAAGAAGGTTGCACAATACTATATTGGTAATACTTCTCTAGCAGGTTTTTTAAGTGCATTGCTCTAGTGAATTctaaatttttgatattatattaagagttctacaatttaatattttattctgATTGTGATGGAGTCCTAGTTTGTGTCAGTGCTTCTGCGACAATATTTTTTCAAGCCCTGTCCCCAGCTGGATGGAATCATACAGAAACAGAAAAAGAGAGAAATGAGCATTGGGAACGAACTCTTAATTTGATACCTCTTTAATATAAATAGCTTGTTTTGGTTTGAAATTGGTGACACTTTCTTCCGTTGTACTGCAATGTTTTTTCACGAAGGTTGGATCAACTTGACCTTTGTCTCATTTATAGAGAAGAATTTAAAACTCCTCACAAATGTTGGAAATTTGGTGTTTGCACTTGCAGGTTACTTAAGAATAGAGAATTCTGTTTATATAAGAGCCATTTAGATGTTTGCATTGGTATATTGTATGCGATTTATGCTGCATAGGTGTTTACAAGTTTGTGTTATTATTCTGCATACTTAGTTTTCTGTAGTCTAAACTTTTGACAATGGCAATTGGATGGTCAAACTGATATAAAATTCTTACCGTGAGTTGTACAGTTCAATTTGATTAGAACATTACAAAATACCCACTGCCTTTCTCTGATCAATTTATGTATTTTGGTCTGGACTTTCATTATTGCTAAACATACATGTATCTCATGTTGCGAGAAACGTGAGTAGCTTAGGATTGTGACTAAATATGCTTGGATATCTGTTTATTATTTCAGGGTTATACTCTGATATTGCTTACTTCAGATGGGTTGCTATGTAATTTGTTGGGAAGCTTTAGATTCTCCAAACAGTAGGAAATTTTAGGTGataaatatagcaaatttataATCTCTTTTACATTGCCTTGTACTGCAGGAATTGAAAGGAAACATTCGCGTCTTTTGTAGAGTTAGGCCCTTGTCACCAGAAGATGGCTGTGCTTCTGATTTACCTGTTATCTCTTATCCTACCTCAACTGAAGGACATGAATCCGGAATTGACCTGATACAAAGTGGTATGCTGTGAGaaagttttgtttattgattgttttaatattttaagtgttttgtcTTTATGCTTGCCTGTCATCAAGTTGTTATAAATCAGCTTAATGCTCCTTTTTTCAAGTATTATGTTGAGATGTAGAATAAAGAGTGAATTCACATTTTATTTGCAGCCACTATAAAATGTTCGTCCGAAATACCAGTGTGAATAATTATTGACACTGAATTCTGCTATTTTCAGGACAAAAATACGCCTTTACTTTTGATAAAGTGTTTACCCATGAGGCCTCTCAGAATGACGTGTTTGTTGAAATATCAGAGTTGGTGCAAAGTGCTCTTGATGGATATAAGGTATAAATTGCTTCTACAAGCTTACTTGTTCTAACCATGAGATCTATTAGAGTTTATTGTAATGCAACTAGTTTTTCACCTTGAGGAATCCTTATCCAAGCTTATAAATGATAATGTCTTAGCTTGATCTAATGAGTCGTCCTATCTTGGTGCTTGCTATTGCTAATCGCTCACTGTATTGTGCAACCTGTCGTATAGACCCTGCAGGATGGAATTATAGAACATTCTGTTTTGCTAATTTCTTTGTATATGAACGTTTGTGCTTATTGGATTTGATGTTGTTTAGTAAATATTCCTTTGACTGCATCTTATCATATTATTATCTCTGTTGTTTGGGCAGGTGTGTATATTTGCTTACGGTCAAACAGGTTCCGGCAAAACATATACCATGATGGGCAGACCTCAGTCCATAGAGCAGAAAGGGCTTATTCCTCGCTCTTTGGAACAGATATTTGAAACTAGCCAAAGGCTATCAGCTCAGGGCTGGAAGTTTAAAATGCAGGTATATTTTGCTTTGCTTACAAATCCTTGATTTTTGTGAAGAACTCTGTACAGAGCAATGGTAAAAGAACAATGTTTAACATTTATTTACGAATGTAACTGCGTGGGATTATTGTGTAACTACTTGCAAGTTGCAAAGTGacattgtttgtttttgattattagCATGGTTGTAGGCTTAATATCATAGTTgacgtgttttttttttttgcaggcCTCAGTACTCGaaatttataatgaaacaatCAGGGATCTGCTAGTAACTAATAGAACAAGTTGGGATGCTGCACGTACTGAAAATGGTGCTTTGGGAAAACAGTATGCAATTAAGCATG
This genomic stretch from Amaranthus tricolor cultivar Red isolate AtriRed21 chromosome 9, ASM2621246v1, whole genome shotgun sequence harbors:
- the LOC130824257 gene encoding kinesin-like protein KIN-14C — its product is MASFRSQNRPPNFSLSKKDGGEELPFDKRRKIGGGRLAGTTAASRARQVLSNVNSNNQDGASDAASIAEVPESVEFTKEEVEALLNEKIKGKKFDLKGKLEQLSESNKKFRLCIKWFQGVEQSLNQEQEKLRNLLEASERKCVGIEDERKRKEDELNTINGELRQSNVVLQEKLAKEESDKLEAIEGRTNEQNGRAAAEALNASLSQELEKIRQEKADADLKVASVNDMYKRLQEYNTSLQQYNSRLQTDLAAANATLQRVEKEKSTIVENLGSLRGHYATLQDQLSSFKASQNEAAKQKETLNTELIRLQGELQQVRDERDRMHSQVLLLTSEIEKYKETTGKSVAELDNLMMKSNALEETCASQREQLHVLQDQLASANEKLKMADLSAFETRTEYEEQKLLIRQLRDRLADAELQINEKEMLRRRLHNTILELKGNIRVFCRVRPLSPEDGCASDLPVISYPTSTEGHESGIDLIQSGQKYAFTFDKVFTHEASQNDVFVEISELVQSALDGYKVCIFAYGQTGSGKTYTMMGRPQSIEQKGLIPRSLEQIFETSQRLSAQGWKFKMQASVLEIYNETIRDLLVTNRTSWDAARTENGALGKQYAIKHDANGSTFVSDLTIIDVCSSKEVASLLHQAGQCRSVGKTQMNEQSSRSHFVFTLRISAVNETTEKHGVLNLIDLAGSERLSKSGATGEQLKETQAINKSLSCLADVIFALAKKESHVPFRNSKLTYLLQPCLSGDSKTLMFVNLSPEPSSVNESLCSLRFAARVNTCQIGVPRRQTAVRSSDFV